Proteins found in one Chthonomonadales bacterium genomic segment:
- the tuf gene encoding elongation factor Tu (EF-Tu; promotes GTP-dependent binding of aminoacyl-tRNA to the A-site of ribosomes during protein biosynthesis; when the tRNA anticodon matches the mRNA codon, GTP hydrolysis results; the inactive EF-Tu-GDP leaves the ribosome and release of GDP is promoted by elongation factor Ts; many prokaryotes have two copies of the gene encoding EF-Tu), with protein DNITITAQLLQPIAMEEGLRFAVREGGHTVGAGVVSKVVE; from the coding sequence CGACAACATCACCATCACCGCGCAACTGCTCCAGCCGATCGCGATGGAGGAGGGCCTTCGCTTCGCCGTGCGCGAGGGCGGCCACACCGTCGGGGCCGGAGTCGTCAGCAAAGTCGTGGAGTGA
- the rpmG gene encoding 50S ribosomal protein L33, with the protein MAQKENRIIITMACTDCRSRNYTTSKNRVKHPDRLELRKFCPPCRKHTMHREAK; encoded by the coding sequence ATGGCACAGAAGGAAAACCGAATCATCATCACGATGGCCTGCACGGACTGCAGATCGCGCAACTACACGACGTCGAAGAATCGCGTCAAGCACCCGGACCGCCTGGAGTTGCGCAAGTTCTGCCCACCGTGCAGGAAGCACACGATGCACCGAGAAGCGAAATAG
- the secE gene encoding preprotein translocase subunit SecE, with translation MPTNETAPIARGRSFVHEVIVELKKTTWPTPKESWRLTTVVILVVIAVAIYIGVIDYALTAITRHFGLLK, from the coding sequence ATGCCGACCAACGAGACCGCACCGATTGCTCGGGGCCGCAGCTTTGTGCACGAGGTGATCGTCGAGCTGAAGAAGACGACGTGGCCGACGCCCAAGGAGTCTTGGCGGCTCACGACCGTGGTCATCCTGGTGGTGATCGCCGTCGCCATCTACATCGGCGTGATCGACTACGCCCTGACAGCCATCACCCGCCACTTCGGGCTGCTGAAGTAG
- the nusG gene encoding transcription termination/antitermination factor NusG has translation MSIQRHWYAVHTYSGHENKVMTNILRQAEARNLRSKIFDIKIPTEVVVGTRAGKRTEVKRKVFPGYVLIDMVLDEDTWYLVKSTTGVTGFVSSGSKPVPLQEREVQAILHSEEGVSQRPKVQWNRGDVIRVVSGPFSDFTGKVEDVNADKEKLRVFISIFGRETPVELDFTQVEKA, from the coding sequence ATGAGCATCCAGCGACACTGGTACGCCGTCCACACCTACTCCGGCCACGAAAACAAGGTCATGACCAACATCCTCCGCCAGGCGGAGGCGCGGAATCTGCGCAGCAAGATCTTCGACATCAAGATCCCGACCGAGGTGGTTGTCGGCACACGCGCGGGCAAACGGACCGAAGTCAAGCGCAAGGTGTTCCCAGGCTACGTGCTCATCGACATGGTGCTGGATGAGGACACCTGGTACCTGGTCAAATCGACCACCGGGGTCACGGGGTTTGTGAGCTCCGGCAGCAAGCCGGTCCCCCTCCAGGAGCGCGAGGTGCAGGCCATCCTGCACTCGGAGGAGGGTGTCAGCCAGAGGCCGAAGGTGCAGTGGAACCGCGGCGACGTCATCCGAGTGGTCTCGGGGCCGTTCTCCGACTTTACCGGAAAGGTGGAGGACGTGAACGCGGACAAGGAGAAGCTGAGGGTCTTCATCTCAATCTTCGGACGCGAGACCCCCGTCGAGCTCGACTTCACCCAGGTAGAGAAAGCCTGA
- the rplK gene encoding 50S ribosomal protein L11, whose amino-acid sequence MPVAKKVTAVVKLQIPAGKATPAPPVGSTLGPYGINMMEFIKTYNERTASQAGSIVPVEITIFEDRSFTFVTKTPPAADLIKKAAGISAGSGVPNRDKVGRLTMEQVRAIAETKMPDLNANDIEAAMRIVMGTARSMGVTIQ is encoded by the coding sequence CTGCCCGTGGCAAAGAAAGTGACCGCCGTGGTCAAGCTGCAGATCCCGGCCGGCAAGGCGACCCCCGCCCCGCCGGTGGGGTCTACGCTCGGCCCCTACGGCATCAATATGATGGAGTTCATCAAGACCTACAACGAGCGCACCGCCTCGCAGGCTGGCTCGATCGTTCCTGTCGAGATCACCATCTTCGAGGACCGTTCGTTCACGTTCGTCACGAAGACCCCGCCCGCCGCGGACCTGATCAAGAAGGCCGCGGGCATCTCGGCAGGCTCGGGGGTTCCCAACCGTGACAAGGTCGGTCGGCTGACGATGGAGCAGGTGCGCGCCATCGCGGAGACGAAGATGCCCGACCTGAACGCCAACGACATTGAAGCGGCCATGCGAATCGTGATGGGCACGGCACGCTCGATGGGAGTGACCATCCAGTAG
- a CDS encoding 50S ribosomal protein L1 → MGRAKHSKRYAALARQVKPDEMLPPEEAIARVKLLATAAFDETVEAAINLGVDPRHGDQMVRGTVNLPFGTGKSRKVAVFARGERADDARAAGADEVGAEELVERIQKGWAGWTQFDLFVAAPDMMPLVGRLGSTLKQKMPNPKAGTVTANVGQVVRDIKGAARAEYRVEKAGIIHCPIGKASFTADQLQANLLTLVNALVKARPAAAKGRYLKRISLTSTMGPSIGVDTATAQKSAERV, encoded by the coding sequence ATGGGCCGCGCGAAGCACAGCAAGCGCTACGCCGCCCTCGCCAGGCAGGTGAAGCCCGATGAGATGCTACCGCCCGAGGAGGCCATCGCTCGGGTGAAGCTACTGGCGACGGCCGCGTTCGACGAGACGGTCGAGGCGGCGATCAACCTGGGCGTGGACCCCAGGCACGGCGACCAGATGGTGCGCGGCACCGTGAACCTCCCGTTTGGCACCGGCAAGTCGCGCAAGGTGGCCGTGTTCGCTCGTGGCGAACGCGCGGACGACGCTCGCGCGGCGGGAGCCGACGAGGTGGGCGCCGAGGAGTTGGTCGAGCGCATTCAGAAGGGCTGGGCCGGTTGGACGCAGTTCGACCTGTTCGTCGCGGCGCCGGACATGATGCCGCTTGTCGGCCGGCTCGGATCCACGTTGAAGCAGAAGATGCCGAACCCGAAGGCTGGCACCGTGACGGCAAACGTGGGGCAGGTGGTGCGCGACATCAAGGGAGCGGCGCGCGCCGAGTACCGGGTCGAGAAGGCGGGGATCATCCACTGCCCGATCGGCAAGGCGAGCTTCACCGCCGACCAGCTTCAGGCCAACCTGTTGACGCTCGTCAACGCCCTCGTAAAGGCGCGCCCGGCCGCGGCGAAGGGGCGCTACCTGAAGAGGATCAGCCTTACCTCGACGATGGGGCCGAGCATCGGCGTGGATACCGCCACGGCACAGAAGAGCGCGGAGCGGGTCTGA
- the ychF gene encoding redox-regulated ATPase YchF — translation MRVGIVGLPGSGKTSLFNALTRMDAPTHAYGAHSAETNLGVVEVPDPRFTFAVEVCSPKKQVPATIEVTDGGARVEARDDEHRFGTDFFTGVRGMDALVLVVRAFESASLPEPPGGNDPRRDAERILEEIVLADLVVVEGRLERLERNRQMKRQTPSEAVEHQVLRRLREHLETGSPARTAALGQEEERSVRSFAFVSAKPLILVANTSEGGTAGSGALASLRSLAAERGLPLIALCARVEMEVAQMGPDEEREYLEALGIEEPARDRLIRAAYAALGYVSFFTVGEDEVRAWTIRAGTTALGAAEKIHTDIARTFIRAEVMPFDGFRAAGGWDAAKAAGAMRLEGKEYVVRDGDIVHIRNSRG, via the coding sequence ATGAGAGTTGGTATCGTCGGCCTGCCGGGGTCCGGGAAGACCTCGCTGTTCAATGCCCTCACGCGCATGGACGCCCCGACGCACGCGTATGGGGCGCACTCCGCCGAGACCAACCTGGGCGTCGTCGAGGTGCCCGACCCGCGCTTCACGTTTGCCGTCGAGGTGTGCAGCCCGAAGAAGCAGGTGCCCGCCACGATCGAGGTGACCGATGGCGGCGCGCGCGTGGAGGCTCGCGACGACGAGCACCGCTTCGGCACGGACTTCTTCACCGGTGTTCGCGGCATGGACGCGCTGGTACTCGTGGTGCGCGCGTTCGAGAGCGCATCGCTTCCGGAGCCGCCCGGCGGCAACGACCCACGGCGCGACGCCGAGCGCATCCTGGAGGAGATCGTTCTGGCCGACCTGGTCGTCGTCGAGGGCCGGCTTGAGCGACTGGAGCGCAACCGGCAGATGAAGCGGCAGACGCCCTCGGAGGCGGTCGAGCACCAGGTCCTGCGGCGCCTGCGGGAGCACCTGGAGACGGGCAGCCCGGCTCGCACGGCGGCGCTCGGTCAGGAGGAGGAGCGTTCGGTCCGCTCATTCGCCTTCGTCAGCGCCAAGCCGCTGATCCTCGTGGCCAACACGTCGGAGGGCGGGACGGCCGGCTCTGGTGCCCTGGCTTCCCTGCGCTCCCTCGCCGCGGAACGCGGCCTCCCGCTCATCGCGCTCTGCGCGCGCGTGGAGATGGAGGTGGCGCAGATGGGGCCGGATGAAGAGCGGGAGTACCTGGAGGCTCTGGGCATCGAGGAACCCGCGCGTGACCGGTTGATCCGCGCGGCCTACGCTGCCCTGGGCTACGTGAGCTTCTTCACGGTGGGCGAGGACGAGGTGCGCGCCTGGACCATCCGCGCTGGGACGACGGCGCTGGGAGCCGCTGAGAAGATCCACACGGACATCGCCCGCACGTTCATCCGCGCCGAGGTGATGCCCTTCGACGGCTTCCGCGCGGCGGGGGGTTGGGACGCTGCGAAGGCTGCGGGGGCCATGCGGTTGGAGGGCAAGGAGTACGTGGTGAGGGACGGGGACATCGTCCACATCCGCAACTCGCGCGGTTGA
- the tatC gene encoding twin-arginine translocase subunit TatC, giving the protein MAVVSRPPGSDQPGYDEKRMELTEHLGELRTRIVRCLLYLAVSAAACYLLFQPIYGFLFRPMAEALVESKTTWTIAFPNFTEAFFVVLQISVIAGAIVVSPLITMEMWGFIAPALTPRERRPLRFVAPLSVVLFVSGAVLSYWLASFAIDWFLGYLRMFPGGAVLYQNPRTYVLFILKLMGAFGLVFQLPVVLMFLAWAGILQSQSMVRSWRYAIVGISLLGAVVTPSNDAFTMVMMTIPVIVLYVGSIWLVRLIERRRERERAGGA; this is encoded by the coding sequence GTGGCAGTCGTGTCGCGCCCGCCAGGTTCCGATCAGCCCGGCTACGACGAGAAGCGTATGGAGCTCACCGAGCACCTGGGCGAGCTCCGAACGCGCATCGTCCGCTGCCTGCTCTACCTTGCCGTGAGCGCGGCGGCATGCTATCTCCTGTTCCAGCCCATCTACGGCTTCCTCTTCCGCCCGATGGCCGAGGCCCTCGTCGAGAGCAAGACCACCTGGACCATCGCGTTCCCCAACTTCACCGAGGCCTTCTTCGTCGTGCTGCAGATATCGGTAATCGCCGGGGCGATCGTCGTGTCGCCGCTGATCACGATGGAGATGTGGGGGTTCATCGCCCCCGCGCTTACGCCCCGGGAGCGCCGGCCGCTCCGGTTTGTCGCGCCACTCTCCGTGGTCCTGTTCGTCTCGGGCGCCGTGCTCTCGTACTGGTTGGCCAGCTTCGCCATCGACTGGTTCCTGGGCTACCTGCGCATGTTCCCGGGCGGCGCCGTGCTCTACCAGAACCCGAGGACCTACGTGCTCTTCATCCTCAAGCTGATGGGCGCGTTCGGCCTGGTCTTCCAGCTTCCGGTCGTCCTGATGTTCCTGGCCTGGGCGGGCATCCTGCAATCGCAGAGCATGGTGCGCTCATGGCGGTACGCGATCGTGGGGATCTCGCTCCTCGGCGCGGTCGTCACACCAAGCAACGACGCGTTCACCATGGTGATGATGACGATCCCCGTGATCGTGCTCTACGTGGGCAGCATCTGGCTCGTCCGCCTGATCGAGCGCCGGAGGGAGCGAGAGCGCGCAGGCGGAGCCTAG